ACATTATGTAGGTTCAGGCTTTGCGCAGTTAAAACATACATTGCTAAATAAAGAGCTAGATAAGATTAGATTTTTAAAGCCTGACAGATATATTATTGTTACATCTTTACCACTCTCTCCCTCAAATAAAGATGAATTAAGAGAAAATCTTTCTCCGTTCGTTTTAACTTCAAATGATATTTTTGGACAAGAAGACTTAAATGGCTTTTTAGATGAGTTTGGTGAAATTGAAAAAAGATACTTTAAACTTTGGTTTTCAAGTGTTAATGTTTTCAATACTTTAATTAATAATGCAATTGAAGGAAGAACAAGATATTTATTAGAAAAAATAAGAGAAAAAATTTCTTTCTATGTAGTTACAAAAAAACTAGATGATGCAAATCAAATATTACAAAAAGAAAAAGTTCTTTTAATAACAGGGCAACCAGGTATTGGAAAAACGACATTAGCTGAGATTATTATTTTTGATAGAGCTAGAAATGGATTTAAAATATATGAAGTAGAGAACATAAAAGAGGCTGAAGATGTATTATCATCAAACAGAGAAGAAAAACAATTATTTTACTTTGATGACTTTTTAGGATCAAATTATTTTGAAATCGTTAATTCACATAAAACGGAAACTCAATTAACTTCCTTTGTAGAAAGAGTTAGGAATACTCCAAATAAATATTTAATACTAACAACCCGCACCGTAATTCTAAATCTTGCTATAGAACGTTATGAAAAAATTAGTCATTCAAAATTAGCAAGTCAACAATTTGAGATAAAATTAACTGATTACACTAAGTATGAAAAGGCATTGATTTTATACAACCACTTATATTTTAAAGGTGTAAAAGAAGAACTATATAGCAGTATCTTAAATGACAAATTCTATAAGATTATTATTCAACATAAGAATTACACTCCTAGAATCATAGAATTCATTACAGATAACTCAAAAATAGAGCAATTCACTGCTACTTTATATCACCAATTTATTTTAAATAATCTAAACAATCCTAGGGAAATATGGCGTTATTCTTTTAATAATCAAATTACTTATCTAGACAGATGTTTATTGTTAACTCTATTTTCTTTTGAATCAGGATCAAATGAAACCGACTTAATTAACGCATTTGAGAATAGATTAATTTATGAAAAAGAAGAACACAATCAGATTATCAACGCAAATCAGTTTAACGAATCAATTAGAACATTATTGAATGGATTTATTAATGCAACTTTATATACTTTTATAAGTCCCCAGATAAGAATTTTTAATTTTATTAATCCTTCATTGTTTGATTTTTTAATGGGTCATGTTTCTGAATCTTTTCAAGAAAGAAAGAGCATAATATCAAGTATTACATATTTTGAACAATTAAAAGTTTTTGATCAAGACAAATCAAAAATTCCATTAGAAAAAGAATTACAAATTATTATACGAGATAGAATATCACAATCAAAAATAACAGTTTCAAATATTTTTGGCGGTTACTTAAATAATGAAAACAATAAAAATGCAATAATATTAGAATCTTTATGTAAATATTGTCAACAAGTAAATATCGACACTTTACTCTTAGAATATATTCAGAAATTAG
The Candidatus Margulisiibacteriota bacterium DNA segment above includes these coding regions:
- a CDS encoding restriction endonuclease — encoded protein: MSNYNFSTLNDKEFEQISKDLLNAKYCLDLQDFKVGKDKGIDLRFSTPKNNNSIVVQVKHYVGSGFAQLKHTLLNKELDKIRFLKPDRYIIVTSLPLSPSNKDELRENLSPFVLTSNDIFGQEDLNGFLDEFGEIEKRYFKLWFSSVNVFNTLINNAIEGRTRYLLEKIREKISFYVVTKKLDDANQILQKEKVLLITGQPGIGKTTLAEIIIFDRARNGFKIYEVENIKEAEDVLSSNREEKQLFYFDDFLGSNYFEIVNSHKTETQLTSFVERVRNTPNKYLILTTRTVILNLAIERYEKISHSKLASQQFEIKLTDYTKYEKALILYNHLYFKGVKEELYSSILNDKFYKIIIQHKNYTPRIIEFITDNSKIEQFTATLYHQFILNNLNNPREIWRYSFNNQITYLDRCLLLTLFSFESGSNETDLINAFENRLIYEKEEHNQIINANQFNESIRTLLNGFINATLYTFISPQIRIFNFINPSLFDFLMGHVSESFQERKSIISSITYFEQLKVFDQDKSKIPLEKELQIIIRDRISQSKITVSNIFGGYLNNENNKNAIILESLCKYCQQVNIDTLLLEYIQKLDYEGKWSYILPRIEYFLLNLGDAPQTRKYIKENFIKLVERIMASIDEVEDAKLIPKLFEEFGFDYKDYSESESGSNKLINLIESVLLNAEDNLKDDKKGNITDIDGANEIYDEIAEIENELSKELFPDIAFNHNFGIEIDEAYWAEIIDENKMKQWENESDDYRNNSYYKNESILDSFNEDLAIDDLFVKSD